CAATGCCGCTTCCGGCACCCAGAACCAAAACCACTTCTCCAATTCGGAGTTGGGCTCGTGTCATCAACATGTGCCATGACGTAAGAAAAGTAAGGGGAAAGGCCGCGGCCTCTTCAAAGGTTAGAGAAATCGGGATGGGAAGAATACTTTTGCCTGGGGCCTTTACAAATTCAGCATATCCCCCATCGGAACCCGCGCCGATAATGGAATAGCTCTGGCACAAGTTATCATTGCCTGAAAAGCACATGGGGCATTCAAAACAACTCTGACCAGGGGAGATCAGCACGCGATCCCCGATGGAAAACCCTTGAACCGAGCCTCCGACCTCTTCGATCACCCCCGAAATGTCACACCCCGAAATGTGGGGAAGAGTTATTTGATAAGCTGGAATTCCTTGACGGACCCAAATATCCAAATGATTCAAGGCACACGCTTTGACCCGGATTAAAACTTCCCCGGACCCCATCCTGGGTGAGGGTACATCCTTGTAGATTAAACGGTCGGGGCCTCCATGCTCCTCAAAGACCACGGCTTTCATTTTTTCTCCTTTTTTTGTTATCTGCCACTGACCATTTCTCAAATCGAGAAAAAATCCCTTGCATCCAAAGAACGGCCGCTCCAATCCAACCCGGCATTGAGAACCAGATGCAAAACCACATGCGCAATGGTGTCCGGGGCCGGCAATTGTTTAGGGTCCTCATTAGGATAGGCCCTTGCCCGCATTTCGGTTCGGGTTCCCCCTGGATTCAGCGCCATCACACGGATATTCTGATCACGGAGTTCCTCGGCCAATACCTGTGTGATACCCTCCACACCAAACTTTGACACCGAATACCCCCCCCAAAGGGCTCGCCCTTTCCTGCCCACGCTGGAGGTCATATTGATTATGCATCCTTTTCCCTTAGTCAGCATCTTGGGTAACACCAATTGTGTAAGATGGAAAATCGCTGTTAAATTAACGGATAAAACCTTCTCCCAATCTTTCAAAGGCATCTCCAGTAAGGGAACCATCGGACCTAACAGGGAAGCATTATTAATAAGAATGTCTATTGGGCCAATTTCCTTTTCCCCTTTTTGTATAAAATTTTCTAATCGTTTTCCATCGGAAATATCCAAGGCCTCCGCATAAACCTCTCCCCCACCCTGTTTGAGCTGTCGGGCCACATTCTGAATATCGTGTTCAGTTCTTGAACAGATAATCAGTTTTGCACCTTCTTCAGAGAAAAGCTGAGCAAGGGAACGCCCAATTCCTTTGCTGCCCCCTGTAATTAAAGCGATACGGCCTTGAAGTCTCACTTTAGCCTTTTACCCCCCCACCATCCGGCCAAAAAAAAACCGGAAATTCAACAAATGCGTAGACATTTTACCCTACCAGCCCAACCCCTGCAAGTGTAGAGAACGGGTAAAAACACCTTAATAAAATTTAAAATACTGATTTTTCCTTTCCTTGACCAAGAACCCGTTGCATGCTAAATTTAAAAAAGATCAATTTTAAAAGGAGCTTAGAGAACTTGGATGGTGGAATGAGAAGGCCAAAAATAGGTCTGGTACTGTCCGGCGGTGGCGCAAAAGGGGCCTATTCTGTGGGTGTTGTGTCCGCATTGAAACACCTGGGAATTGAGCCCGATGTTGTTAGCGGAACCAGCTCCGGGGCTCTCATTGCTTCAATGGTGGTGGCGGATGAACAGGAAAAATTGGTCGACATTTGGAGAAATTTGACAGCGGATCAAATCTATTCCAGGATGTGGAAGATCACCTTTTTGCTGTCTTTTTTGGGAAATTA
The window above is part of the Nitrospiria bacterium genome. Proteins encoded here:
- a CDS encoding SDR family NAD(P)-dependent oxidoreductase; its protein translation is MRLQGRIALITGGSKGIGRSLAQLFSEEGAKLIICSRTEHDIQNVARQLKQGGGEVYAEALDISDGKRLENFIQKGEKEIGPIDILINNASLLGPMVPLLEMPLKDWEKVLSVNLTAIFHLTQLVLPKMLTKGKGCIINMTSSVGRKGRALWGGYSVSKFGVEGITQVLAEELRDQNIRVMALNPGGTRTEMRARAYPNEDPKQLPAPDTIAHVVLHLVLNAGLDWSGRSLDARDFFSI
- a CDS encoding zinc-binding dehydrogenase; protein product: MKAVVFEEHGGPDRLIYKDVPSPRMGSGEVLIRVKACALNHLDIWVRQGIPAYQITLPHISGCDISGVIEEVGGSVQGFSIGDRVLISPGQSCFECPMCFSGNDNLCQSYSIIGAGSDGGYAEFVKAPGKSILPIPISLTFEEAAAFPLTFLTSWHMLMTRAQLRIGEVVLVLGAGSGIGSAAIQIAKLGGAKVITTGSTEEKLRAARELGADEVIHSVKEDFSQRTKELTHGRGADIVFEHVGSETWDKSLSVLAKGGRLVTCGATSGPKVAIDIRFLFSRQLSLLGSMMGTRKELLDITRLVGERKLRPVMDQTFPLREARQAQERMVQRSHFGKIVLVP